From a single Nitrospira sp. genomic region:
- a CDS encoding PDZ domain-containing protein: MTVPMRVGILLLCVLNCLGPEPALGTTDNGSMTEKEASSLGEEFGIVVGPVDEEIQKELKLQRPQGVAVFEVIGNSRADNAGIKVRSVIKEIDKQEIRDMADFGRALKKAMTGCNFTVGTYEPAEPGEPVSWGVNFHFVGCKRD; the protein is encoded by the coding sequence GTGACCGTGCCGATGCGAGTGGGAATCCTGCTGTTGTGCGTGCTGAATTGCCTTGGACCAGAGCCGGCACTAGGAACCACTGACAATGGTTCCATGACGGAGAAAGAAGCGTCGAGTCTTGGAGAGGAGTTCGGCATCGTGGTGGGGCCGGTGGATGAAGAAATCCAGAAGGAGCTGAAGTTGCAACGACCACAGGGTGTGGCGGTGTTCGAGGTCATCGGGAATTCTCGAGCGGACAATGCGGGGATCAAGGTTCGCTCCGTCATCAAGGAAATCGACAAGCAAGAGATCCGCGATATGGCAGATTTTGGGCGAGCTTTGAAGAAAGCCATGACAGGCTGTAACTTTACCGTCGGGACCTATGAGCCGGCAGAACCGGGCGAGCCAGTGAGCTGGGGTGTCAATTTTCATTTCGTCGGCTGCAAGCGGGATTAG
- a CDS encoding tetratricopeptide repeat protein: protein MTSHVDTPADPGDLPLSPDEEIAGIEQLLASEPDDFQARCRLGELYFSKGRLDDALAEVKKAIEMAEGLRAEMNRSLAMYYANLGTIYATKSMSDEAEAEFRHALEIFPHDVLALFNLGRLYADKKKYLEAKNYYERLVEITPDDPIAWYNLAGVYVELDNPQVSDYNTIDMGIQCYLRTLELDPKHLEASFKLMEIALSHKKTDLAIQVMESAVEHNPDEPLAYYNLISVYDKCKMFEQAEAARKRLKERFAKKAKDNPRS, encoded by the coding sequence ATGACATCACACGTAGATACTCCCGCTGATCCTGGAGATCTCCCCCTCTCTCCCGATGAGGAAATTGCCGGGATTGAACAGTTGTTGGCCAGTGAGCCGGATGACTTCCAGGCGCGCTGTCGACTCGGTGAATTGTACTTCAGTAAGGGGCGTCTGGATGATGCCTTAGCCGAAGTCAAGAAAGCGATCGAGATGGCTGAGGGTCTTCGTGCGGAAATGAATCGCTCGTTGGCCATGTACTATGCCAATCTTGGGACGATCTATGCGACGAAAAGTATGAGCGACGAGGCCGAAGCTGAATTCCGGCATGCGTTGGAAATCTTCCCGCATGATGTCCTGGCCCTGTTCAACCTAGGGAGGCTGTACGCGGATAAGAAGAAATATTTGGAGGCGAAGAATTACTACGAACGTCTCGTGGAAATCACTCCGGATGATCCTATCGCCTGGTACAACCTCGCAGGGGTCTATGTCGAATTGGATAACCCGCAGGTATCCGATTACAACACGATTGATATGGGAATTCAGTGTTACCTTCGTACCTTGGAGCTTGATCCGAAGCATCTCGAGGCTAGTTTTAAACTGATGGAAATCGCCCTTAGCCACAAGAAGACCGATTTGGCGATTCAGGTCATGGAGAGCGCCGTCGAGCACAACCCTGACGAGCCGCTGGCCTATTACAACCTCATCAGCGTCTACGATAAGTGCAAGATGTTCGAACAAGCAGAAGCGGCTCGCAAGCGGTTGAAAGAACGGTTTGCCAAGAAGGCAAAAGACAATCCTCGGTCCTGA
- a CDS encoding radical SAM protein: MKVSLLFPPTWHPSQPYLSLPSLTGFLHQGGISDVSQRDLGIELLDTILTRSYADEVYQLLIAKQRDLERTHTGETGAGSREHYAKVTDSLDRFTYLVERIELAKETLRSEEFYDPDAYRASLFMIDKWLEVVSAVYFPTRLTVVDNQFGNYSIYSSKDLMQVVRDEQQNPFLSLFRNRFIPSIVDSRPDLIGVSITATSQIIPGLTLCRLIKEAAPDLHVTIGGSIFTRLVDNIRRCPSLFELTDDIVVFEGETALLELVNQLAGKKDYSKVPNLIYRNNGKITVNQPFYSENVDQLPAPNYDGFPLDLYLSPEPVLPVQFSRGCYYKDCAFCALTLDHQNFRQKDPARTVEELQWLKQRYGARHFFFTDECFALAPTRRLCQQMVEKRLDVKWTCEMRFEKNLSRELLASMREAGCLKIVFGLESFNQRIMDFMKKGIKQEWVRRIADDCVDLGIAMHCYIIVGFPTEKEEEALETMNFIVENKKLHQSYGFSCQPCLFDLEKEAPIMSDPGSYGIRRIMRPSAEDLSLGFFYEVQEGMTPDEAERLYQYVYERISEVVCELPFNYAMADGLLYISRAKEAAKQLPVAAR; the protein is encoded by the coding sequence GTGAAAGTCTCCCTGCTTTTCCCACCAACCTGGCATCCATCTCAACCGTATCTCAGCCTGCCTTCCCTCACGGGATTTTTGCATCAAGGTGGGATTTCAGACGTATCGCAGCGCGATCTGGGCATCGAGTTGCTGGATACGATCTTGACCAGAAGTTATGCGGATGAGGTCTATCAACTGTTGATCGCCAAACAGCGCGACCTGGAGAGAACTCACACCGGAGAGACCGGTGCCGGGAGCCGAGAGCACTATGCCAAGGTCACCGATTCTCTCGATCGCTTTACCTATCTGGTTGAGCGCATTGAGCTGGCGAAGGAGACCTTGCGCAGCGAAGAGTTTTATGACCCCGATGCCTATCGCGCCAGCTTATTCATGATCGACAAATGGTTGGAAGTGGTTTCTGCAGTCTACTTCCCCACGCGACTGACTGTGGTCGACAATCAGTTCGGGAACTATTCGATTTATTCCTCGAAAGATTTGATGCAGGTCGTTCGTGATGAGCAGCAGAATCCGTTTCTGAGCCTCTTCCGAAACCGGTTCATTCCGTCAATTGTCGACAGCCGTCCTGATCTTATCGGGGTGTCGATTACCGCGACATCGCAAATCATTCCCGGCCTGACGCTCTGTCGTTTGATCAAGGAGGCTGCTCCCGATCTGCACGTGACCATCGGAGGCAGTATCTTTACTCGTCTCGTCGACAACATTCGACGCTGCCCGAGTTTGTTCGAATTAACCGACGATATCGTCGTGTTTGAAGGGGAAACGGCCTTGCTGGAATTGGTGAATCAGCTGGCAGGCAAGAAAGATTACAGCAAAGTTCCGAACCTGATTTATCGCAACAACGGGAAAATTACGGTCAATCAGCCGTTCTATTCAGAAAATGTCGATCAACTTCCGGCGCCCAATTATGACGGGTTTCCGTTGGATCTCTATCTGTCGCCGGAACCGGTCCTTCCGGTTCAGTTTTCTCGGGGGTGTTACTATAAAGATTGTGCGTTCTGTGCCTTGACGCTCGACCACCAGAATTTCCGCCAGAAGGATCCAGCGCGAACCGTCGAAGAGTTGCAGTGGCTCAAGCAACGCTATGGCGCGAGACATTTCTTTTTTACAGACGAATGTTTTGCGCTGGCGCCGACGAGGCGGTTGTGTCAACAGATGGTTGAGAAACGGCTTGATGTGAAGTGGACGTGCGAGATGCGGTTCGAGAAAAACCTCTCGCGTGAGCTACTGGCATCTATGCGGGAGGCCGGGTGCTTGAAGATCGTCTTCGGGCTGGAATCCTTCAATCAGCGCATCATGGATTTCATGAAGAAGGGAATCAAGCAGGAGTGGGTCCGGCGGATCGCGGACGATTGCGTCGATCTCGGTATAGCGATGCATTGTTATATCATCGTCGGGTTCCCTACGGAAAAAGAGGAAGAAGCGCTCGAAACGATGAACTTCATCGTGGAAAACAAGAAATTGCATCAGTCGTACGGATTTTCTTGTCAGCCGTGCCTGTTCGATTTGGAAAAAGAAGCGCCGATCATGAGCGATCCGGGCAGCTATGGGATTCGTCGCATTATGCGACCGTCTGCGGAGGACCTCAGCCTTGGTTTCTTTTACGAAGTGCAAGAGGGGATGACACCCGATGAAGCGGAACGGCTCTATCAATACGTGTATGAGCGGATCAGCGAGGTCGTGTGCGAACTCCCGTTCAACTATGCCATGGCGGATGGACTGCTGTATATCTCGAGAGCAAAAGAAGCGGCGAAGCAGCTCCCGGTGGCCGCACGGTGA
- a CDS encoding nitrite oxidoreductase, gamma subunit encodes MRVAQTTNKKLVFAILLSALTVGFLLTMGRVPLAVSQPVTIPAKTVKGPIPMDGANPVWESVPGVVIPLSGQLITTPMHPNISVKSVFVKAMTNGKDVGLRLEWVDQTKNDTAIGPQDFRDQVAVMFPLNTAGAPPFQCMGQSGGTTNIWRWNAEWQKDIGKDSAGIWDVDDQYPGIFWDFYFEEPAGGVTYPDRIGRSLGPFNSGIWSGNIMSDPTLRVSSVEDLSANGFSTLTTQAHQDVIGNGVWEPSGSVKGGGYTGPTWRVVVKRTLENGDANDVQFKAGMSVPIAFAVWDGANIERNGMKSLSTWFTLKL; translated from the coding sequence ATGAGAGTAGCGCAGACGACCAACAAGAAATTGGTGTTTGCTATTCTTCTCTCTGCCCTGACCGTCGGATTCTTGCTGACGATGGGGCGAGTACCACTAGCCGTCAGTCAACCGGTGACGATCCCGGCGAAGACGGTTAAGGGCCCGATTCCCATGGACGGCGCCAATCCCGTTTGGGAAAGTGTTCCAGGTGTCGTTATTCCGTTGAGTGGGCAGTTGATCACAACACCGATGCATCCCAATATTTCCGTGAAGTCGGTGTTCGTCAAGGCCATGACCAATGGGAAGGATGTTGGGTTGCGCTTAGAGTGGGTCGACCAGACGAAGAATGACACCGCAATCGGCCCACAGGACTTTCGTGACCAGGTGGCCGTGATGTTCCCCCTCAACACGGCCGGAGCTCCGCCATTCCAGTGCATGGGACAATCCGGTGGAACGACCAATATCTGGCGATGGAATGCCGAGTGGCAGAAGGATATCGGCAAGGATAGTGCCGGTATTTGGGATGTCGACGATCAATACCCTGGAATTTTTTGGGACTTTTACTTTGAAGAGCCTGCCGGTGGCGTCACATATCCGGATCGTATCGGTCGGAGCCTTGGGCCATTTAATTCCGGCATCTGGTCGGGCAATATCATGTCCGATCCGACGCTTCGTGTGAGCTCAGTGGAAGATCTGAGCGCAAACGGCTTCAGCACTCTTACGACGCAAGCACACCAGGACGTGATTGGAAACGGTGTGTGGGAACCGTCTGGGTCCGTGAAGGGTGGAGGCTACACCGGTCCGACGTGGCGGGTCGTCGTCAAGCGGACTTTGGAAAACGGAGACGCCAACGATGTGCAGTTTAAGGCCGGCATGTCGGTGCCAATCGCGTTTGCAGTCTGGGATGGCGCCAATATCGAACGAAACGGCATGAAGTCGTTGTCGACCTGGTTTACGTTGAAGCTGTAG
- a CDS encoding molecular chaperone TorD family protein, which translates to MSVTSQHPTTGLSPIATATRPNPSALKDSPAVERALGRSKIYLLISWSLLYPEDEEFLDYLRCGEFVEDGRAALDALDVAIGSDGNERAKGKLSALRTQIALIENLVSSECSSWQLSDLQAEHRRVFSNVITLDCPPYETLFGNDHVFAQSHVMGDISGFYKAFGVELSKDIHERLDHLSVEFEFMHFLAYKESYSRCHDGPEKTHIVVEAQKKFVKNHIGRWVPLFCRMLTKKADSGPFKLIADLTADWMDFETAFLGVVPQPYTETDYRPATFSSPEGQTYECGAQDQGNELSMLLNEVGAQSYMDVKEKEKDTDVEQGGPAGNA; encoded by the coding sequence ATGTCTGTGACGAGCCAACACCCAACAACAGGTTTGTCCCCCATAGCAACCGCCACGCGGCCAAATCCTTCTGCGCTCAAAGATTCTCCCGCCGTCGAACGTGCGCTTGGACGCAGTAAGATCTATCTGTTGATCTCCTGGAGTCTGCTGTACCCGGAAGATGAAGAATTTCTGGATTACCTCCGGTGCGGAGAGTTCGTGGAGGACGGCAGGGCCGCACTGGATGCGCTGGACGTTGCCATCGGCTCGGACGGAAATGAGCGAGCGAAGGGGAAATTGAGTGCGTTGAGGACGCAGATAGCCTTGATTGAAAACTTGGTTTCGTCAGAATGTTCCAGTTGGCAGCTCAGTGATCTCCAGGCTGAACATCGGCGAGTGTTTAGTAATGTCATCACGCTCGATTGTCCCCCGTACGAAACGCTGTTCGGGAATGATCACGTATTTGCTCAATCCCATGTAATGGGGGATATTTCAGGATTTTATAAGGCCTTCGGCGTTGAGTTATCAAAAGATATTCACGAGCGGCTGGACCATCTGAGCGTCGAATTCGAGTTCATGCACTTTCTCGCCTACAAAGAATCCTACTCCCGCTGTCATGATGGGCCCGAAAAAACACACATCGTGGTCGAGGCCCAGAAGAAGTTCGTCAAGAACCATATCGGCCGATGGGTGCCGCTCTTCTGTCGCATGTTGACGAAAAAGGCGGATTCCGGTCCTTTTAAGTTGATCGCCGATCTGACCGCCGACTGGATGGATTTTGAGACCGCATTTCTTGGGGTGGTACCTCAACCCTATACGGAGACCGATTATCGTCCGGCGACATTCAGCTCTCCGGAGGGACAGACCTACGAGTGTGGTGCGCAAGATCAAGGGAATGAATTGAGCATGTTGCTGAATGAGGTCGGTGCGCAATCCTACATGGATGTGAAAGAAAAAGAGAAAGACACGGATGTAGAGCAGGGTGGACCTGCGGGGAATGCGTGA
- a CDS encoding 4Fe-4S dicluster domain-containing protein: MATNPSYGRRDFLKDSVFSTVKAAQEFVKEVDGRRTEHAPVQVRLDWLRPPGAVEESLFLERCTKCADCLTACPPHAITIHQTDGTPVLYADQSPCLLCEDFPCVRACGADALVPVEHSRRVSMGLAVISQRLCTAGQGCHACVSRCPTDALAMDVESLSLSVETDACVGCGMCEMVCHTVNDHVAIRVVPARHLTEDDR, from the coding sequence ATGGCCACCAATCCTTCATATGGCCGACGAGACTTTCTGAAAGATTCCGTTTTCTCTACGGTCAAAGCCGCGCAAGAGTTTGTCAAGGAGGTGGATGGCCGCCGGACGGAGCACGCTCCGGTTCAGGTTCGGCTGGATTGGTTGCGTCCTCCCGGTGCGGTGGAGGAATCACTGTTTCTTGAGCGATGTACGAAGTGCGCTGACTGCCTGACGGCCTGTCCCCCTCACGCCATCACCATCCATCAGACCGACGGCACGCCGGTTCTCTATGCCGATCAATCACCCTGTCTGTTGTGTGAAGACTTTCCCTGCGTGAGAGCCTGCGGAGCCGATGCACTCGTGCCGGTTGAGCACAGCCGCCGGGTCAGCATGGGACTGGCGGTGATCTCCCAGCGGCTCTGTACGGCAGGCCAGGGATGCCACGCCTGTGTGTCGCGATGTCCAACCGACGCCCTTGCGATGGATGTCGAGTCGTTAAGTCTGTCGGTGGAGACAGACGCCTGTGTGGGATGCGGGATGTGCGAGATGGTTTGCCATACCGTCAACGATCATGTGGCGATCAGAGTGGTGCCTGCGAGGCATCTCACCGAGGACGACCGATGA
- a CDS encoding WD40 repeat domain-containing protein — MTSHSLPTASLEPTPASTSPLDFLEYWSADCREATTFRGHSHGIWAVAFSPDGTTLASGGAERLVRMWDIETGRLLRSLRGHTHDIRAIVFTPDGQTLATASEDRTIRLWNGKTGEPMKLLFTRYDHSVCSLSLSPDGLMLARGSHNKDIKIWEVTTGTELMTLLGKDEYDHHWSVCVAFSPDGIHLATGTDIGKIKIWEVLPSGEEKVLHDGHWRRDQEDSTETRGYFIEDDGGFQKPMDYWIGAMTFTPDAKLLITGSRDSTIKLFEMPTVVEKKSLTGHKGWVRSLAVSPDGTVLVSASDDQTIKFWDLSTGRNFRTLKGHTGGVRCISFSPDGKRLASASWDRTVKLWEGGAPSGD; from the coding sequence ATGACGTCCCATTCGTTACCGACCGCATCTCTAGAACCAACCCCGGCCTCAACGTCTCCTCTCGACTTTTTGGAGTATTGGAGTGCCGACTGCCGTGAGGCAACAACGTTTCGTGGCCATTCTCATGGCATCTGGGCCGTTGCGTTTTCACCGGACGGCACCACCCTCGCGAGTGGTGGGGCGGAACGTCTCGTCCGCATGTGGGACATCGAAACCGGTCGGTTGCTGCGCTCCCTTCGGGGCCACACCCATGACATTCGCGCCATCGTCTTCACTCCGGACGGACAGACCTTAGCGACCGCGAGTGAAGACCGCACGATCCGCCTCTGGAACGGAAAAACCGGCGAGCCGATGAAGTTGTTGTTCACCCGGTACGATCACAGTGTCTGCAGTCTTTCGCTCTCGCCGGACGGTCTCATGCTCGCGCGCGGCAGCCACAATAAAGACATCAAGATTTGGGAAGTCACCACCGGTACTGAGCTGATGACTCTCCTCGGAAAGGATGAGTACGACCACCATTGGTCGGTCTGCGTGGCCTTTTCGCCGGATGGCATTCATCTCGCCACCGGAACCGACATCGGAAAGATCAAAATCTGGGAAGTGCTCCCGAGCGGTGAAGAAAAGGTGCTCCACGATGGGCATTGGCGACGAGACCAGGAAGATTCCACAGAAACTCGTGGCTACTTCATCGAAGATGATGGTGGATTCCAAAAACCGATGGACTACTGGATCGGCGCGATGACCTTCACCCCCGATGCCAAGCTCTTGATTACCGGCAGCCGAGACTCCACGATCAAGCTCTTCGAGATGCCGACCGTCGTGGAGAAAAAATCCCTCACCGGCCACAAAGGCTGGGTCCGCAGTCTCGCAGTCTCGCCGGACGGCACCGTCTTAGTCAGTGCGAGTGATGACCAGACGATCAAGTTTTGGGATCTCTCCACCGGACGAAACTTCCGAACGCTCAAAGGCCATACCGGTGGCGTCCGTTGCATCTCCTTTTCTCCGGACGGCAAACGCCTCGCCAGCGCCTCCTGGGATCGGACGGTGAAGCTGTGGGAGGGGGGAGCGCCCTCGGGGGACTAG
- a CDS encoding SIMPL domain-containing protein (The SIMPL domain is named for its presence in mouse protein SIMPL (signalling molecule that associates with mouse pelle-like kinase). Bacterial member BP26, from Brucella, was shown to assemble into a channel-like structure, while YggE from E. coli has been associated with resistance to oxidative stress.), with protein sequence MVAFGLLVLLGFPIMAFAHDEMKPEMPTLTVSETGTVTHEPDTAFVTFGMETAGKSPAEAQKRNSAVMSTVMDRLRTLQIDKERIQTSSYTVSPHYRPGSHRQADAPTASPEIVGYVISNMVMVEIRALDRVATVIEEVLKAGANSFQGLHWGLRDEQAVRLNALKQAAVRAREKATVLSESLHVKLVRVLSATEGGQMMRPAAPMARMAMEGSAGDVPVSPGELKFEATVTLVYEIATN encoded by the coding sequence ATGGTGGCGTTTGGATTGCTGGTACTACTGGGATTTCCGATCATGGCATTCGCCCATGATGAAATGAAGCCTGAGATGCCGACCCTTACCGTCAGCGAAACCGGGACGGTGACGCACGAGCCGGATACCGCGTTTGTGACATTCGGCATGGAGACAGCCGGTAAATCACCCGCTGAGGCGCAGAAGCGGAACAGCGCCGTCATGAGTACAGTGATGGATCGACTACGGACCTTGCAGATCGACAAGGAGCGCATCCAAACCTCCTCCTACACGGTCTCCCCGCACTATCGACCGGGGTCTCACCGCCAAGCCGATGCACCGACTGCTTCTCCGGAAATTGTCGGGTACGTCATCAGCAATATGGTGATGGTAGAAATCCGTGCCCTCGACCGAGTCGCGACGGTGATCGAAGAAGTGTTGAAGGCCGGCGCAAATAGCTTTCAGGGGTTGCATTGGGGGTTGCGCGATGAACAAGCGGTGCGACTGAATGCATTGAAACAGGCGGCGGTCAGGGCGCGTGAGAAAGCGACCGTGCTGAGTGAGTCGTTGCACGTGAAGCTCGTGCGGGTGTTGTCGGCAACTGAAGGTGGCCAGATGATGAGGCCCGCTGCTCCGATGGCGCGTATGGCTATGGAGGGAAGTGCCGGTGATGTGCCGGTCTCACCCGGGGAGCTGAAGTTCGAGGCAACAGTGACGCTGGTGTACGAGATCGCGACGAACTGA
- a CDS encoding thioredoxin family protein, with amino-acid sequence MAMESVMLPLGTPAPTFELRDVVSGQTYSPSSFSDKAALLIMFICRHCPYVVHVEQELAKIGRDYLNTGLGILAISSNDPIGYPDDAPPKLKDMAQRLGFTFPLCHDETQDVAKAYRAACTPDFYLFDRGRRLAYHGQLDDSRPSNGKPVTGRDLRAAIQAVLTGKAVDGAQRPSIGCSIKWKPGHAPSYA; translated from the coding sequence ATGGCTATGGAATCCGTCATGCTCCCTCTCGGCACCCCGGCTCCTACGTTCGAGCTGCGCGACGTGGTGAGCGGACAGACCTATTCGCCCAGCTCATTTTCAGACAAGGCCGCACTTCTGATCATGTTTATCTGCCGACACTGTCCGTACGTGGTGCATGTGGAGCAGGAGTTGGCAAAGATTGGGCGAGACTATCTGAACACAGGCTTGGGGATTCTCGCGATCAGCAGCAATGACCCGATCGGCTATCCCGATGATGCGCCGCCAAAGTTGAAAGACATGGCCCAACGTCTGGGATTCACCTTTCCCCTCTGTCACGATGAGACACAGGACGTTGCGAAAGCCTATCGCGCCGCTTGCACACCGGACTTTTATCTCTTCGATCGTGGCCGTCGGCTCGCGTACCACGGGCAACTGGACGACAGTCGCCCCAGCAATGGTAAACCGGTCACCGGTCGCGATCTTCGCGCCGCCATCCAGGCAGTGCTCACGGGTAAGGCAGTCGATGGCGCTCAGCGACCGAGCATCGGCTGCAGTATCAAGTGGAAGCCGGGTCATGCTCCGTCTTATGCATGA
- a CDS encoding thioredoxin family protein, giving the protein MKSKAIFYHAGCPVCVAAEQSVANALDPSKYEVEHVHLGTSKARVTEAEAAGVKSVPALVMNGAAFHINFGAGIEALK; this is encoded by the coding sequence ATGAAAAGCAAAGCGATTTTCTATCACGCAGGATGCCCCGTGTGCGTGGCAGCCGAGCAGAGCGTGGCCAACGCTCTGGATCCGTCGAAATATGAGGTGGAACACGTCCATCTCGGCACGAGCAAGGCGCGGGTGACTGAGGCGGAAGCAGCCGGAGTCAAGTCAGTACCGGCTCTGGTGATGAATGGCGCCGCGTTTCACATTAACTTCGGTGCCGGTATTGAAGCGTTAAAGTAG
- a CDS encoding vanadium-dependent haloperoxidase, with translation MAVFTVDPNRFQAAGSTQENAEKHRRSVSNQVVANVRPPQPDNGDFAQADKRGSFSKGLKHDPATGLVDPAAFTEFANALSSNRLAVFAAIEAMNNVHLGFGANTRKWVNPVAGRAFAVVGGDPQQFAMPAAPAFGSDELTFEMAENYWMAALRDVPFGEYGSSPIAQQAALELTQMRNAAVAERAANGKPAEELAPTAAGAITPELLFRGLTPGDRVGPYLSQFLIHPVPFGVQGFHQRNKTLRAGQDFMTVWNEWHAVQNGAKRDFVPSHFDDELHYVRNGRDLSQWVHIDVLFQGYFNACLMLLQGAGAASSVGGAIGAGPSMVNPYHPSGLKQEGFGTLGAPGHIGMMCEVAALALKAVWFQKWYVHLRLRPEVYAGRIDVERRMSGTFNLPASLMNSIAVQGNLLRYGSALLPMAFPEGSPMHPAYGAGHATVAGACVTILKALFDVSSAFPNPVDMTVDKTGHETLMAYTGGALTIEGELNKLASNIAIGRNIAGVHWRSDGTYSLQLGEQVAIKLLEAYARSYAELSPGTLAFRFTKFDGTQQDVNA, from the coding sequence ATGGCAGTTTTCACAGTCGATCCGAATCGTTTTCAGGCGGCAGGTAGCACGCAAGAGAACGCTGAGAAGCATAGGCGCTCAGTGTCAAATCAGGTGGTGGCAAATGTTCGGCCGCCACAGCCAGACAACGGAGATTTCGCGCAGGCGGACAAGCGGGGCAGCTTCAGTAAGGGCTTGAAGCATGACCCAGCTACAGGGTTGGTCGATCCGGCCGCGTTCACGGAGTTCGCGAATGCACTCTCCAGCAATCGTCTGGCGGTGTTTGCCGCCATCGAGGCCATGAATAATGTTCATCTCGGCTTCGGCGCCAATACGCGCAAATGGGTCAATCCGGTCGCGGGCCGCGCATTTGCGGTGGTCGGCGGTGATCCTCAGCAGTTCGCCATGCCTGCCGCGCCAGCGTTCGGCAGCGACGAGCTGACGTTCGAGATGGCTGAGAACTACTGGATGGCTGCGCTTCGCGATGTCCCCTTCGGCGAATATGGGTCAAGTCCAATCGCACAGCAGGCTGCGCTTGAGCTCACACAGATGCGTAACGCTGCCGTCGCCGAGCGAGCAGCGAATGGCAAGCCCGCCGAAGAACTGGCGCCGACTGCGGCCGGCGCAATCACACCTGAACTGTTGTTTCGTGGGTTGACACCTGGCGACCGCGTTGGCCCGTACCTATCTCAGTTTCTGATTCATCCAGTGCCCTTCGGCGTGCAGGGGTTCCACCAGCGCAACAAGACCCTGCGAGCCGGTCAGGACTTCATGACCGTCTGGAATGAGTGGCACGCTGTACAGAACGGGGCGAAGCGCGATTTCGTGCCCAGCCATTTCGACGATGAGTTGCATTACGTGCGCAATGGTCGCGATCTGTCGCAATGGGTGCACATCGACGTGCTGTTTCAGGGCTACTTCAATGCGTGCCTGATGTTGCTTCAGGGTGCTGGCGCTGCCTCCTCGGTGGGGGGAGCCATTGGCGCCGGGCCGTCCATGGTCAACCCATACCACCCTAGTGGGTTGAAGCAGGAGGGGTTCGGTACGCTCGGCGCCCCGGGCCACATCGGCATGATGTGCGAAGTAGCGGCGCTGGCACTCAAGGCCGTATGGTTCCAGAAATGGTACGTGCATCTGCGTCTGCGCCCTGAGGTTTACGCCGGACGCATCGATGTGGAGCGCCGTATGTCCGGCACCTTCAATCTTCCCGCGAGCCTGATGAACTCAATCGCTGTGCAAGGCAACTTGTTGCGTTATGGCTCGGCGCTGCTGCCTATGGCATTTCCAGAGGGTTCGCCGATGCACCCCGCCTACGGCGCGGGCCATGCCACGGTGGCCGGCGCTTGCGTAACCATCTTAAAGGCACTCTTCGATGTAAGCAGCGCATTCCCGAACCCGGTGGACATGACGGTGGACAAGACCGGTCATGAGACCCTCATGGCCTATACCGGGGGGGCGCTGACGATCGAAGGCGAATTGAACAAACTCGCCTCGAATATCGCAATCGGACGTAACATCGCTGGCGTGCACTGGCGATCCGACGGGACCTACTCGCTGCAGCTCGGCGAGCAGGTGGCCATCAAGCTGCTCGAAGCCTATGCGCGCAGCTATGCAGAACTGTCACCCGGCACCTTAGCATTCCGGTTCACCAAGTTTGATGGAACCCAACAGGACGTCAATGCGTAA